In a single window of the Thunnus maccoyii chromosome 7, fThuMac1.1, whole genome shotgun sequence genome:
- the LOC121900685 gene encoding histamine H3 receptor, with protein sequence MRKVYNDFGIKLTMGAHILESNSSGNLTPAVSEAGTVLPGYLVVILSVLMVTLVVVVVAGNALVIMAFIVDKTLRNQSNYFFLNLAISDFLVGAFCIPVYIPYNLTGRWMLGKGLCKVWLVVDYLLCTASVFNIVLISYDRFLSVTRAVKYRAQRNMTRQAVFKMVAVWALAFLLYGPAIIFWETIVGVSVVPAHECYAEFYFTWYFLLSASTFEFFTPFVSVAFFNLSIYLNIHRRNKSGNTGAEDNAKMQRNSKIYREGGGGGWSVFFVKTRKVSSSEPTAISAVIEDDDILSPSSSGDPNNSHIFTQREKFSPSRNNSRLFQPTASCMAPGRRTQGSRLSRDKKIAKSLAIIVCIFGICWAPYTLLMIIRAACSGKCVANYWYEMTFWLLWLNSAINPFLYPLCHSSFRRAFSKILCPKRQSVQPQIEAQSC encoded by the exons ATGAGAAAGGTCTACAATGATTTTGGCATTAAATTAACTATGGGGGCACATATCCTGGAGTCCAACTCCAGCGGCAACTTGACTCCTGCGGTGTCTGAGGCTGGGACTGTCCTCCCGGGCTACCTGGTGGTGATCTTATCAGTGCTCATGGTGACTCTGGTGGTCGTGGTGGTGGCTGGAAACGCTCTGGTCATTATGGCTTTCATTGTGGATAAAACCTTGAGAAACCAAAGCAACTACTTCTTTCTGAACCTGGCTATATCTGATTTTCTCGTGG GTGCCTTCTGCATCCCAGTGTACATCCCGTACAACCTGACAGGCCGCTGGATGCTGGGTAAGGGTCTCTGCAAGGTGTGGCTGGTCGTGGACTACCTGCTCTGCACTGCCTCAGTCTTCAACATTGTCCTCATTAGTTATGACCGTTTCCTGTCAGTCACAAGAGCA GTGAAATACAGAGCGCAGAGAAACATGACCCGCCAGGCTGTGTTCAAGATGGTGGCAGTGTGGGCGTTGGCCTTCCTCCTCTATGGCCCCGCCATCATCTTCTGGGAGACGATTGTTGGTGTGAGTGTTGTCCCGGCCCACGAGTGCTATGCCGAGTTTTATTTCACCTGGTACTTCCTGCTCAGTGCTTCTACCTTTGAGTTCTTCACTCCGTTTGTGTCTGTGGCCTTCTTCAACCTCAGCATCTACCTGAACATCCATCGGAGGAACAAGAGCGGGAACACCGGTGCCGAGGACAATGCCAAGATGCAGAGGAACAGTAAGATAtacagagaaggaggaggaggtggctggtctgtgttttttgtcaagACTCGGAAGGTGTCATCCAGCGAGCCCACTGCTATCTCTGCAGTTATCGAGGATGACGACATCCTGTCCCCTTCTTCCAGCGGGGACCCTAACAACAGTCACATATTCACGCAGAGGGAGAAGTTTTCTCCCAGCAGAAACAACTCCAGGCTGTTTCAGCCCACGGCCTCCTGCATGGCACCTGGCCGCAGAACACAGGGGTCTCGTCTTTCCCGAGACAAAAAGATTGCCAAATCTTTGGCCATTATTGTCTGCATTTTTGGGATTTGCTGGGCTCCTTACACTCTACTAATGATTATCCGTGCTGCCTGCAGCGGTAAATGTGTGGCGAACTACTGGTACGAGATGACATTCTGGCTTCTGTGGTTGAACTCTGCCATCAACCCGTTCTTGTACCCACTCTGCCACAGCAGCTTTCGAAGGGCTTTCTCAAAGATACTGTGTCCTAAAAGACAATCAGTCCAGCCTCAGATTGAGGCTCAGTCTTGTTAG